One genomic region from Dermacentor variabilis isolate Ectoservices chromosome 6, ASM5094787v1, whole genome shotgun sequence encodes:
- the Not10 gene encoding CCR4-NOT transcription complex subunit 10, producing the protein MSDKESSGGDGKTTSTDNGASLDVCAAVSEQEKQLATSAAADFHAGKYGACLETLDKLYALRPADGKVAHNRAVARYYASLKSMEEFGRELVEISPQLHVSLANPDSLDDIDQCIPFFNHAVALFHAQQYRRALAVLDRLFQFIEPMDESVARKMCFLHTELCLCLKQPEKGLATVAYLEQLGNKADSPEAEACRGRLQLYKTRCLIMMRSVKASKREIKNLVSSSAGSSCQTVFLRSQLEFLRGNYRKAVKVLATAQQGDARTVAMYHNNLGCVHFCTGKPHLGSYNFAKALNSYVEGCSQGDAALDGRVYFELLYNLGLQNLYCGKYASAFDCLVEAARMQPTSARLWLRIAECCVNRHKSDNATDFQLKDRKRHMVSGTAGAGPHRKIILAPSIERRAAAIGSAAIPVPTLEFAALCLRNVLQLLPDPSPTEASVLPEDAAVDAATSSPLQGAALRNSALALAAYVALCLGDPLVALKHAESLLAQPKVAGVHSFLAHQYAAEALLLLDRVGDAIDHLNPDLIKDLSYSFSDPEDSANKGKEDVAKTGASEENGKTYRKPWYPASPSMAKVVSLYNLAVAYTLRGGLGKATDTLRLVSVPKGPDPEIPVQALMLAIYVQLQQGHADLAKNIIKQHLPQYK; encoded by the coding sequence ATGTCTGACAAGGAATCGAGCGGCGGCGATGGCAAAACAACATCCACCGACAACGGTGCATCTTTGGACGTGTGTGCTGCTGTGTCCGAGCAGGAAAAACAACTGGCGACGTCAGCTGCAGCCGACTTTCATGCTGGCAAGTATGGCGCGTGCCTAGAAACGTTGGACAAGCTCTACGCGTTAAGACCGGCGGACGGCAAAGTGGCACACAACCGAGCAGTGGCACGCTACTACGCGTCTTTGAAAAGCATGGAGGAGTTCGGTCGCGAGCTTGTCGAAATCTCGccgcagctgcacgtgagcctcGCGAACCCGGACTCTCTGGATGACATAGATCAGTGCATTCCGTTCTTCAACCATGCGGTGGCTCTGTTCCACGCGCAGCAGTACCGTCGAGCCTTGGCCGTGTTGGACCGCTTGTTCCAGTTCATAGAGCCCATGGACGAGTCGGTGGCCAGGAAGATGTGTTTCCTCCACACCGAGCTGTGCCTTTGCCTCAAGCAGCCAGAGAAGGGCCTGGCCACTGTTGCATACCTCGAGCAGTTGGGCAACAAGGCGGACAGcccggaggccgaagcgtgccgcGGCCGCCTGCAGCTGTACAAGACACGCTGCCTCATCATGATGCGCTCGGTGAAAGCTAGCAAGCGCGAAATCAAGAACCTCGTCAGCTCGTCGGCGGGCAGCAGCTGCCAGACCGTGTTCCTGAGGAGCCAGTTGGAGTTCCTGCGGGGAAACTACCGGAAAGCCGTCAAGGTGCTGGCCACAGCGCAGCAGGGCGATGCGCGCACCGTCGCCATGTACCACAACAACCTCGGCTGCGTCCACTTCTGCACGGGCAAGCCGCACCTGGGCAGCTACAACTTCGCCAAGGCTCTCAACAGCTACGTCGAAGGCTGCTCGCAGGGCGACGCCGCGCTCGATGGCCGGGTCTACTTCGAGCTGCTGTACAATCTCGGCCTGCAGAACCTGTACTGCGGCAAGTACGCGTCCGCCTTCGACTGCCTCGTGGAGGCGGCGCGCATGCAGCCCACCAGCGCCCGGCTCTGGCTGCGCATTGCCGAGTGTTGCGTGAACCGGCACAAGTCGGACAACGCGACCGATTTCCAGCTCAAGGACCGCAAGCGACACATGGTGAGCGGCACCGCGGGAGCCGGCCCGCACCGCAAGATCATTCTGGCGCCCAGCATCGAGCGGCGCGCGGCGGCCATCGGCTCGGCCGCCATACCAGTGCCGACGCTCGAGTTCGCCGCCCTCTGCCTGCGCAACGTGCTGCAACTACTGCCGGACCCGTCGCCGACCGAAGCTTCGGTGCTGCCAGAAGACGCTGCGGTCGACGCCGCCACCTCGTCGCCGTTGCAAGGAGCCGCTCTGCGCAACTCGGCACTCGCCCTGGCCGCGTACGTGGCGCTCTGCCTGGGCGATCCCCTGGTGGCGCTGAAGCACGCCGAGAGCCTGCTTGCCCAGCCCAAGGTCGCGGGCGTGCACAGCTTCCTGGCGCACCAGTATGCCGCTgaagcgctgctgctgctggaccGTGTCGGGGATGCCATCGACCACCTCAACCCGGACTTGATCAAGGACCTGTCGTACAGTTTCTCTGACCCCGAGGATAGTGCAAACAAAGGAAAGGAAGATGTCGCCAAGACTGGCGCATCCGAAGAGAATGGCAAAACATACAGGAAGCCATGGTATCCGGCCTCTCCTTCTATGGCCAAGGTGGTCAGCCTGTACAATCTTGCCGTAGCATACACTCTCAGAGGTGGTCTTGGAAAAGCTACGGACACTCTCAGGTTGGTCAGTGTGCCAAAGGGGCCTGACCCCGAAATACCCGTGCAGGCCCTCATGTTGGCCATATACGTTCAGCTGCAGCAGGGTCATGCTGATTTGGCGAAGAACATCATCAAACAGCATCTTCCCCAGTACAAGTGA